In the Methanothrix sp. genome, one interval contains:
- the xseA gene encoding exodeoxyribonuclease VII large subunit yields MVYTYSVSELCTRIQDRISGDVRLHDVWARGELSNVVNHSSGHRYFTLKDSEAQISCVMFRAYASDLDFVLRDGMNVRVFGDVGFYKAKGNVQLQVRLISPDTGIGRSAMELESIRRRLAAEGLFAPERKRQLPRYPERIGIVTSMDGAALRDVIFSLGKYPARIMLSPAIVQGDAAAQSMISALRALRGRADVIILCRGGGSAEDLSPFNDEHLARAIAECDAPVISAVGHEVDVTIADLVADARASTPTAAAKLAVPDAEEIRLRLRNLEDRMTWAIDSHLERLRSRLDYLGRGIGARQMYALLERRKIRLLDLSRRLPDAERSIVDSRVRRLEIARARLDSASPLAVLSRGYTMVIGPAGVVCRAADLDMGANITLVFSDGEAYCSVNGIRLRESGRGGSE; encoded by the coding sequence ATGGTATACACATACTCAGTTTCCGAGCTCTGCACCAGGATCCAGGACAGGATATCGGGAGATGTGAGGCTTCACGATGTCTGGGCGCGTGGCGAGCTCTCGAATGTTGTGAACCACAGCTCAGGCCATAGGTACTTCACACTGAAGGACTCTGAGGCCCAGATCTCATGTGTCATGTTCAGAGCATACGCCTCTGACCTCGATTTCGTTCTCAGAGACGGAATGAACGTCAGGGTATTCGGTGATGTGGGATTCTACAAGGCAAAGGGCAACGTCCAGCTTCAGGTGCGGTTGATCTCTCCGGACACGGGCATCGGGAGGAGCGCGATGGAGCTCGAATCCATCAGGAGAAGACTGGCCGCAGAGGGACTGTTCGCTCCTGAGAGAAAGAGGCAGCTTCCCAGGTATCCTGAGAGGATCGGGATCGTCACATCGATGGATGGGGCTGCGCTTCGCGATGTTATTTTCTCTCTGGGAAAGTATCCTGCAAGGATCATGCTCTCTCCGGCGATCGTACAGGGGGATGCAGCAGCTCAGAGCATGATATCTGCGCTGAGGGCACTGCGCGGGAGGGCGGACGTCATAATACTCTGCAGGGGTGGTGGCTCCGCTGAGGACCTGTCCCCGTTCAACGACGAGCACCTCGCCCGGGCGATAGCTGAGTGCGATGCCCCTGTCATCTCAGCAGTAGGTCATGAGGTGGATGTCACAATCGCCGATCTGGTCGCGGATGCGAGGGCGTCGACACCAACAGCTGCCGCGAAGCTCGCAGTGCCTGATGCAGAGGAGATCAGGCTCCGCCTGCGAAATCTGGAGGATCGCATGACGTGGGCGATCGATTCGCATCTGGAACGGCTCAGATCGAGACTTGATTACCTAGGCAGGGGCATAGGAGCCCGCCAGATGTATGCTCTCCTGGAGAGAAGAAAAATCAGGCTCCTGGATCTCTCCAGGAGACTTCCAGATGCTGAGAGATCGATCGTTGATTCGAGGGTGAGACGGCTCGAGATCGCCAGGGCAAGACTGGATTCCGCAAGCCCTCTCGCGGTGCTCTCGAGGGGCTACACCATGGTCATAGGCCCAGCCGGAGTCGTGTGCCGTGCAGCAGATCTCGACATGGGAGCGAACATCACGCTTGTGTTCTCAGACGGCGAGGCTTACTGCAGTGTAAACGGAATCAGGCTCCGGGAATCCGGTCGGGGAGGATCGGAGTGA
- a CDS encoding SGNH/GDSL hydrolase family protein, whose protein sequence is MIVAFGDSITAGYAVRHGFPHFWRQALQEKYPDARIEMHNEGVSGDTSRDGLARLRLSVLYHRPDLVTINFGINDAAYGISLDEFRSNISRMVEIILSKCGSEIILLSSQPLLTPYYDKLVLDYYRAMGEIAAAMGVGFVDVYAAWMERVRSGTPLDSLVLPGLDHPNEDGYRIIAEELMRLF, encoded by the coding sequence GTGATAGTTGCATTCGGCGACTCGATCACAGCGGGATACGCGGTGAGGCATGGCTTTCCGCACTTCTGGAGGCAGGCGCTTCAGGAGAAATATCCTGATGCCAGGATAGAGATGCACAACGAGGGCGTCTCAGGGGATACGAGCAGGGATGGGCTGGCGCGTCTGAGGCTCTCGGTTCTCTACCACAGACCTGATCTGGTCACGATAAACTTCGGCATCAACGACGCGGCCTACGGGATCAGCCTGGATGAGTTCAGATCAAATATCTCGAGGATGGTGGAGATAATACTCTCAAAGTGCGGCAGCGAGATAATCCTTCTGAGCTCACAGCCTCTGCTCACCCCCTACTACGACAAACTCGTGCTCGATTATTACCGTGCGATGGGGGAGATCGCAGCCGCGATGGGTGTGGGATTTGTTGATGTTTATGCGGCCTGGATGGAGCGCGTGAGATCCGGCACGCCGCTCGACTCGCTTGTGCTGCCTGGTCTCGATCACCCCAACGAGGACGGATACAGGATAATAGCAGAGGAGCTTATGAGGCTCTTCTGA